From the genome of Candidatus Electrothrix communis, one region includes:
- a CDS encoding SGNH/GDSL hydrolase family protein produces the protein MRKQTKNKIWQALATGCLGFLLLQQTAYAGAGGGKQQADGPTCDMSSFMILGDSIAFGYMAGYTGADGQTLPQVSPELVPHAWPKLVANQAEVVMDLTFYAPLPDNLSVPGYTLSDMTSTYADLLIKNPLTGYVMGYYAASYGENSSPLDFLLAEDPSTAAVMIGNNDILGAAIYANTALKTPVSYFEQMYSNLVASLAVDADRAVVTATIPDVSAIPFLVSMSSVAEIFPGGEIPAGIAVNEDGTGYTIQSTDYITLAGIQNLQDNELPLIKCPSSLTPSYACVGDILTQDELEEISAHTKAFNTAIRDIADQYANVAVMPFDNLFNNLSKHGRVIQGKKYTLEYDGGIISKDGIHPTKLGHGILANEMIRTLNSNFAADIPKLVLNTLAAEEELADGAITPPASFDSQAFKHARQIFQGTNNE, from the coding sequence ATGAGAAAACAGACAAAAAACAAAATATGGCAAGCGCTAGCAACGGGTTGCCTTGGATTCCTTCTCTTGCAGCAAACTGCCTATGCAGGGGCTGGGGGCGGCAAACAACAAGCAGACGGCCCGACCTGCGACATGTCCTCATTCATGATCCTGGGAGATTCTATCGCTTTCGGGTACATGGCTGGCTATACCGGAGCGGACGGACAGACGCTACCCCAGGTCAGTCCAGAGTTGGTCCCTCATGCCTGGCCGAAACTCGTTGCCAACCAGGCCGAAGTAGTCATGGACTTGACCTTTTATGCCCCGCTGCCAGATAATCTCTCTGTACCCGGATATACCTTAAGCGATATGACCAGCACCTATGCCGATTTATTGATCAAAAATCCGCTGACAGGATATGTCATGGGCTACTATGCTGCCAGCTATGGAGAAAACTCCTCTCCACTTGACTTTCTTCTCGCAGAGGACCCCAGCACTGCCGCAGTGATGATCGGCAATAACGACATCCTGGGCGCAGCCATTTATGCCAATACAGCTCTCAAAACACCGGTTTCCTATTTTGAGCAGATGTACAGTAACCTGGTTGCCTCCTTGGCGGTTGATGCAGACCGGGCTGTGGTAACGGCAACCATCCCTGATGTTTCCGCCATCCCTTTTCTGGTGTCTATGTCATCTGTGGCCGAGATTTTTCCAGGGGGTGAAATCCCAGCAGGCATCGCAGTCAACGAGGACGGCACGGGATACACGATACAGTCGACCGACTATATCACCCTTGCAGGAATTCAAAACCTTCAGGACAATGAGCTTCCTCTGATAAAATGTCCAAGTTCCTTAACCCCTTCGTACGCATGTGTCGGCGACATCTTGACCCAGGACGAGCTTGAGGAGATCAGCGCCCATACCAAGGCCTTCAATACCGCGATCAGAGACATTGCCGACCAATATGCAAACGTCGCAGTAATGCCGTTTGACAACTTGTTTAACAACTTATCCAAACACGGAAGAGTGATCCAGGGTAAAAAATACACTCTGGAATATGACGGGGGGATCATTAGCAAGGACGGTATCCATCCCACAAAATTGGGACATGGTATACTTGCCAATGAGATGATCCGCACCCTGAACAGCAATTTTGCCGCAGACATCCCGAAGCTGGTGCTCAACACCTTGGCAGCGGAAGAGGAGCTTGCCGATGGAGCCATTACCCCGCCCGCTTCATTTGACAGCCAGGCCTTTAAGCATGCCCGACAGATATTCCAAGGAACAAATAACGAATAA
- a CDS encoding alpha-amylase family glycosyl hydrolase: MTKLYVLTQRSEPKLWIWRDKAAGSDSAPAYEAQDKGQDADGFRVFHAPLDHQIQQPAHVQLYTLDQNQNWAWKDCRKDLPRIGEYRFPEDLWVSEGGARVVTENPFAGSSREKITIHLITAKKYRGGKLFLWAPGRKGRFITTDKSDKYGPIYDLNLEGAEQHTFLFKFIDKHGNYELDYANRLWVAQDGEEIWVHSQASAISTAPPEKKSLIIHALQFDIPAPLRLHIWQEDSDFTATLEESTVQPDGWVRFEHPVYTGREYRFMLYNPALPNAWEDKEARRTVLLAEGGIAWAIHGDGRRSELGKKVWTLEGDHALFGSLPDTGKKVCLEIAAKAPGSPQEGSLTLDVWVNRARSLLYSGLQADADGCFRFRTYPEVVTSFRFHGQGSQGKAEPIERHFIKPTNDAELIQDPIHRYVVLGRADILSEQPLTDLFSDPPFPIQRPGAWVTVGQVRFAVHCPTAASVEVIGQWTNWEERPLPMRSTRDGAYWWAEISREELTKAGIKPLHGMLYKFRLNQTRNVQDPAADWVENSNLESASKLVDHQHFSWTDSHWERPGWEHLNIYQLHPSLFSKRDGLHGLAAVTRELTDPDGYLRKVKATALLLMPTCEFAWDHGWGYNPSFFYSVESAYGGPDALKGLVDACHQQGKAVLLDVVFNHAGTSDNVLWSVAGQSFFDGDTDWGAMINFDHPQVMHFFERNLVHFMENYRIDGFRFDFTRVIRFGHHWTNHVRRPGSGGGWGFLQRLRKAVHAIDKRCLLMAENLPNDWDLSHPGGPMDTQWCDDFHDRLVDACRGWEVMGKLADAIKITHTSCMRWHEATIYAESHDEVGNEPNRISSGNVGGIGQGMRRGKVAAAATLLGRGIPLSFMGSETGEWRQFARGDDPTLDLDHYERDTSACHLRNWWNQLAEIRFGNPRLEGPAPLRVTFAQEGMLAFTRGEGYDLFVLLNFGHRADRRSLTELNLPDGEYKELLNSTWGQYRVEGEGEHGNGGWDAHLHRGNELHIPDYGVVVLERRS; encoded by the coding sequence ATGACGAAATTATATGTGTTGACGCAAAGATCGGAACCGAAACTATGGATTTGGCGTGACAAGGCAGCTGGTTCTGATTCAGCTCCTGCTTACGAGGCTCAAGACAAGGGGCAAGATGCTGACGGATTCCGAGTATTTCATGCTCCGCTGGATCACCAGATCCAGCAACCGGCCCATGTGCAGCTCTATACCCTGGATCAAAACCAGAATTGGGCATGGAAGGATTGTCGAAAGGACCTCCCGCGCATCGGAGAGTATCGTTTTCCCGAGGATCTCTGGGTGTCCGAGGGGGGTGCACGGGTGGTTACTGAAAACCCGTTTGCAGGTAGCAGTAGGGAAAAAATTACCATCCATCTCATCACAGCAAAAAAATATCGAGGAGGCAAGCTCTTCCTCTGGGCACCGGGCCGAAAGGGTCGCTTTATTACGACCGATAAGAGCGATAAATACGGACCGATTTACGACCTTAACTTGGAGGGAGCAGAGCAACATACGTTCCTCTTTAAGTTCATAGACAAGCATGGCAACTATGAACTTGACTATGCCAACCGCCTCTGGGTAGCCCAGGACGGCGAAGAAATCTGGGTACATAGCCAGGCCTCGGCAATCAGCACGGCACCGCCGGAAAAGAAATCGTTGATCATCCATGCCCTCCAGTTTGATATCCCTGCTCCGCTCCGCCTCCATATCTGGCAGGAGGATTCTGATTTTACCGCCACCCTTGAGGAGAGCACCGTTCAACCGGACGGCTGGGTCCGCTTCGAGCACCCCGTCTACACCGGACGCGAGTACCGTTTTATGCTCTACAACCCAGCTCTACCCAATGCCTGGGAGGATAAGGAAGCAAGGCGTACTGTCTTGTTAGCAGAGGGCGGGATTGCCTGGGCTATTCATGGTGACGGCAGGAGAAGCGAGTTGGGAAAAAAAGTCTGGACCTTGGAGGGTGATCATGCGCTCTTCGGCAGCCTCCCGGACACTGGAAAAAAGGTCTGCCTTGAAATCGCGGCCAAGGCCCCAGGCTCTCCCCAGGAAGGGTCCCTGACGCTGGATGTCTGGGTCAACAGAGCGCGATCGCTACTCTACAGCGGACTTCAGGCTGATGCAGACGGCTGCTTTCGCTTCCGAACATATCCCGAGGTGGTGACCTCGTTTCGCTTTCATGGCCAAGGGAGTCAAGGGAAGGCTGAACCCATAGAGCGTCATTTCATTAAGCCAACAAACGATGCAGAGCTCATCCAAGATCCCATCCACCGCTACGTGGTCCTGGGCCGGGCCGATATTTTGAGCGAGCAGCCCTTGACCGATCTTTTCAGCGACCCGCCGTTCCCTATCCAGCGACCGGGAGCCTGGGTCACGGTCGGTCAGGTGCGCTTTGCCGTCCATTGCCCGACCGCTGCTAGCGTCGAGGTGATAGGCCAATGGACCAACTGGGAGGAAAGGCCCCTCCCTATGCGCTCAACCCGTGACGGGGCCTATTGGTGGGCCGAGATATCGCGAGAAGAGCTCACTAAAGCAGGCATTAAGCCTCTTCATGGTATGCTCTATAAATTCCGGCTCAATCAAACACGCAATGTGCAGGACCCGGCAGCGGACTGGGTGGAGAATTCGAATCTGGAGAGTGCCTCAAAGTTGGTGGACCATCAGCATTTCTCCTGGACTGACAGCCACTGGGAAAGACCGGGCTGGGAACATCTCAATATCTACCAGCTTCACCCCTCGTTATTCAGTAAACGGGACGGCCTCCACGGACTTGCCGCTGTGACCCGCGAGCTGACCGACCCAGACGGCTACCTCCGCAAGGTCAAGGCAACTGCTCTGCTGCTGATGCCCACCTGCGAATTTGCCTGGGATCATGGCTGGGGCTATAACCCTTCCTTTTTCTACTCGGTGGAGTCTGCCTATGGCGGCCCGGACGCCCTCAAGGGCCTGGTCGACGCCTGTCATCAGCAGGGAAAGGCTGTGCTGCTGGATGTTGTTTTTAATCACGCTGGCACCTCGGACAATGTGCTCTGGAGCGTGGCCGGGCAGAGCTTCTTTGACGGCGATACAGACTGGGGTGCGATGATCAACTTCGATCATCCCCAGGTCATGCATTTCTTTGAGCGCAATCTGGTCCATTTCATGGAGAACTACAGGATTGACGGATTCCGCTTCGACTTTACCAGGGTTATCCGCTTCGGCCATCACTGGACCAATCATGTTCGGCGACCGGGCTCCGGCGGGGGCTGGGGATTCCTCCAGCGGCTCCGTAAGGCGGTGCATGCCATCGATAAACGCTGTCTACTCATGGCAGAGAACCTGCCCAACGATTGGGATCTCAGTCATCCCGGAGGGCCTATGGATACCCAATGGTGCGATGATTTTCACGACCGTCTTGTTGATGCCTGCCGGGGCTGGGAGGTCATGGGAAAATTGGCTGATGCCATCAAGATCACCCACACGTCCTGCATGCGTTGGCATGAGGCAACCATTTATGCGGAAAGTCACGATGAGGTGGGGAATGAACCTAATCGCATAAGTTCTGGAAACGTGGGCGGAATCGGTCAAGGGATGCGGCGAGGCAAGGTAGCAGCGGCGGCAACACTCCTTGGCCGGGGAATCCCGCTCTCCTTTATGGGGTCGGAGACAGGCGAATGGCGTCAGTTTGCCAGGGGGGATGATCCGACGCTGGATCTTGATCATTACGAAAGAGATACATCAGCCTGTCATTTGCGCAACTGGTGGAACCAACTCGCTGAGATCCGTTTTGGCAACCCACGTCTGGAAGGGCCTGCACCGCTCCGGGTCACCTTTGCCCAGGAAGGCATGTTGGCCTTTACGCGCGGAGAGGGGTACGATCTCTTTGTCCTGCTCAACTTCGGGCACCGGGCTGACAGGCGTTCGCTCACGGAGCTCAATCTTCCTGATGGCGAATACAAGGAATTGCTCAATTCAACCTGGGGGCAGTATCGAGTCGAGGGAGAGGGTGAACATGGCAACGGTGGCTGGGATGCTCATCTCCACCGAGGGAACGAGCTCCATATCCCTGACTATGGTGTTGTGGTGCTGGAGAGACGTTCTTAA
- the clpB gene encoding ATP-dependent chaperone ClpB, giving the protein MQLDKFTVKSQEAIQTAHSLAEQFGNPEMQPEHLLKALLEQPEGVVVPILQKLGVTPAVVLSETDQLIGKLPKVSGSAAGQSYMSKTFIKVVDQAAKEAAAMQDEYVSQEHLFLGILKSDTLAPIAQMLQRMGINAVTFLQALTTIRGNQRVTDQYPEDKYQALEKYARNLTDVARSGKLDPVIGRDEEVRRIIQVLSRRTKNNPVLIGEPGVGKTAIVEGLAQRIVNGDIPATLEGKQVISLDLGLLIAGAKYRGEFEDRLKAVLKEVEKKAGEIILFIDEIHTLVGAGASEGSMDASNMLKPALARGELHCVGATTLDEYRKYIEKDAALERRFQPVLIQEPSEEDTIAILRGIKEKYEVHHGVRIQDAATVAAVMLSNRYISDRFLPDKAIDLIDEAASKLRIEIDSMPTEIDELDRKRIKMEIEQEALKKEKDKASKEQLERLKKDLAELNEQLNAMKGQWQLEKDVIQRIRDIKTRIDEAHIEEQRAERLGDLSKVAEIRYGRIVDLEKELEAENRKLAEVQQNHQMLKEEVGAEDIAAVVAKWTGVPVDRLLEGEKEKLVQAEGQLAKRVIGQKEAITSVANAVRRARAGLQDPDRPLGSFIFLGPTGVGKTELARSLADFLFDSEQAIIRIDMSEYMEKHSVARLIGAPPGYVGYDEGGMLTEAVRRRPYSVILLDEIEKAHPDVFNVLLQVLDDGRMTDGKGRTVSFKNTIMIMTSNLGSHLIMELGQSDPEEMRRQVDELLHRQFRPEFLNRVDEIITFQGLTQKDLLQIVDIQVARMATRLKERKFSVELTEEAKLFLVDTGYDPSYGARPLKRAIQRYIENPLALEILEGRFSEGDRVVIDRGRRIGWCLGNKNTVLNSGGDLLIAPSLSLRRGASIVGRIMSRSC; this is encoded by the coding sequence ATGCAGCTTGATAAATTCACTGTCAAATCCCAAGAAGCAATACAAACCGCCCACAGCCTGGCCGAGCAGTTCGGTAACCCGGAAATGCAGCCCGAGCATTTGCTCAAGGCCCTGCTGGAGCAACCCGAAGGCGTGGTGGTGCCGATTCTCCAAAAACTCGGCGTGACCCCGGCAGTGGTGCTCAGCGAGACTGACCAGCTGATCGGCAAATTGCCCAAGGTCTCCGGTTCCGCTGCTGGCCAGTCCTATATGTCCAAGACTTTCATAAAGGTGGTTGATCAGGCAGCCAAGGAAGCAGCGGCCATGCAGGACGAGTATGTCAGCCAGGAGCATCTCTTTCTCGGTATTCTGAAGAGTGACACCCTGGCTCCCATCGCCCAGATGCTCCAGCGCATGGGTATTAATGCGGTGACCTTTCTTCAGGCCTTGACCACTATCCGGGGTAATCAGCGGGTCACGGATCAATACCCTGAGGATAAGTACCAGGCTCTGGAAAAATACGCCCGCAACCTCACCGACGTGGCCCGAAGCGGCAAGCTGGACCCGGTTATCGGTCGGGATGAGGAGGTGCGTCGGATCATCCAAGTGCTCAGCCGCCGGACCAAGAATAATCCCGTACTCATCGGCGAGCCAGGCGTGGGCAAGACCGCCATTGTCGAGGGCCTGGCCCAGCGCATTGTGAACGGCGATATTCCGGCCACTCTGGAGGGCAAACAGGTCATCTCCCTGGATCTGGGTCTGCTCATCGCCGGAGCAAAATACCGGGGCGAGTTCGAAGATCGGCTTAAGGCGGTGCTCAAGGAGGTGGAGAAGAAGGCGGGCGAGATCATCCTCTTTATTGATGAGATCCACACCTTGGTGGGGGCAGGGGCCTCGGAAGGCTCTATGGATGCCTCCAACATGCTGAAACCGGCCTTGGCCCGGGGTGAACTCCATTGCGTGGGCGCAACCACCCTGGATGAGTACCGCAAGTATATTGAAAAGGATGCGGCCCTGGAGCGTCGTTTCCAGCCGGTCCTGATCCAAGAACCCAGCGAAGAGGACACCATTGCCATCCTGCGCGGGATTAAGGAGAAGTATGAGGTCCATCACGGGGTGCGCATTCAGGATGCAGCCACCGTGGCAGCGGTCATGCTCTCCAACCGCTACATCTCTGACCGTTTCCTGCCGGACAAGGCCATCGACCTGATCGACGAAGCGGCATCCAAGCTGCGCATCGAGATTGACTCCATGCCCACGGAGATTGACGAGCTGGATCGCAAGCGGATCAAGATGGAGATCGAACAGGAGGCCCTGAAAAAAGAAAAAGACAAGGCCTCCAAGGAGCAGCTGGAGCGGCTGAAAAAGGATCTGGCCGAGCTCAACGAACAGCTCAATGCCATGAAGGGACAGTGGCAGCTGGAAAAAGACGTGATCCAGCGCATCCGCGATATCAAGACCCGTATTGATGAGGCCCATATTGAGGAGCAGCGGGCAGAGCGGCTCGGTGACCTGAGCAAGGTGGCGGAGATCCGTTACGGCAGGATCGTGGACTTAGAAAAAGAGCTGGAGGCGGAAAACCGCAAATTGGCCGAGGTGCAGCAGAATCACCAGATGCTCAAGGAAGAGGTCGGTGCGGAAGATATCGCTGCGGTGGTCGCTAAATGGACCGGGGTGCCGGTGGATAGGCTTTTGGAAGGGGAAAAGGAAAAACTGGTCCAGGCTGAAGGGCAGCTGGCGAAGCGGGTTATCGGCCAGAAAGAGGCCATCACCTCGGTGGCTAATGCAGTGCGCCGGGCCAGAGCCGGTCTCCAGGATCCGGATCGACCGCTGGGCTCCTTTATCTTCCTCGGCCCGACGGGAGTGGGCAAGACCGAGCTGGCCCGCAGTCTGGCTGACTTCCTTTTTGATTCGGAGCAGGCCATAATCCGCATTGATATGTCCGAGTACATGGAAAAGCATTCCGTGGCTCGCCTGATCGGAGCCCCTCCGGGCTATGTGGGCTATGACGAGGGAGGGATGCTTACCGAGGCTGTACGGCGACGACCTTATTCTGTGATTCTGCTGGATGAGATCGAAAAGGCGCATCCGGATGTCTTCAATGTCCTGCTCCAGGTGCTGGATGACGGACGGATGACCGACGGAAAGGGTAGAACGGTCTCTTTTAAAAACACCATCATGATCATGACCTCAAATCTGGGCAGTCATTTGATCATGGAGCTGGGACAGAGCGATCCGGAGGAGATGCGGCGACAGGTGGATGAATTGCTGCACCGCCAGTTTCGCCCGGAGTTTCTTAACCGGGTGGATGAGATTATCACTTTCCAGGGACTCACCCAGAAGGATCTTCTTCAGATCGTGGATATCCAGGTCGCTCGGATGGCGACCCGACTGAAAGAACGTAAATTCTCTGTAGAATTGACAGAGGAGGCCAAACTCTTTCTGGTGGATACCGGCTATGATCCCAGCTACGGTGCCCGGCCTCTGAAACGGGCTATTCAACGTTATATTGAGAATCCCTTGGCTTTGGAGATTCTGGAAGGAAGATTCAGTGAGGGGGATCGGGTGGTGATTGATCGGGGGAGGAGAATCGGTTGGTGTTTGGGAAATAAGAATACCGTGCTGAATTCAGGGGGCGATCTGCTGATCGCCCCTTCACTCTCACTGCGTCGGGGAGCTTCCATTGTCGGTCGAATAATGTCGAGAAGTTGCTGA
- a CDS encoding acyltransferase family protein, protein MIIQRKYSPEIDGLRAWAVLGVLFYHFDFKIFSGGFTGVDIFFVISGFLITRNIMADIGKGSFSFTRFYGRRIKRLFPALYATLFLTLLFAYLLFTPEHLLRLGKSLLYSVLSVSNFFFWKEAGYFDTAVDFKPLLHTWSLAVEEQFYLAWPAVLLVFSKLGKKIWLPFFLLLISLASLYGAERWLDSDPTGAFFLTPFRIIEFAFGAGLVWVIHHQPKNKLLLEPLQITAFLLILYSFFAFNKQTTFPGLSALIPCLGASLAIYSGQARFLGYLLRNPLAVGIGLISYSLYLVHWPLLIFYKYWHYSEIERVDRFGLLLATFLCAWLSWRFIEQPFRKGFISSRKVLIFFYISCATLLIGAAVALIQKEGLPERISSNYSKLQDTDQFHIDQYGGKGYRFTGLIGAKKPKKYYDVLLAGDSFMLQYATGFDQFFQQEKIAARTVTDYSCFMGPGITSFIRGKPDHECTERTQQMFTLLEDYDTPLVLSEAWSWYFPDGICDLNDKPFVFKKKKDFLDFMIKNIENIREKIGKERRLILIGNPPGSGNRNGIISCLNRPSYLPNNCLDSVVFPKSQGAGFDINKRLQEYAASEENTWFLDPFDVFCQEDSCAALDSANNEIW, encoded by the coding sequence ATGATCATTCAAAGAAAATACTCACCGGAAATAGACGGTTTACGGGCTTGGGCAGTTCTCGGGGTCCTGTTTTATCACTTTGATTTCAAAATATTTTCGGGCGGGTTCACCGGAGTTGATATCTTCTTCGTTATCTCCGGTTTCCTGATTACTCGAAATATTATGGCAGATATCGGCAAGGGATCCTTTTCCTTTACCCGATTTTATGGTCGCCGAATCAAACGATTATTTCCAGCCCTGTACGCCACTTTATTTCTGACCCTGCTGTTCGCCTATCTGCTTTTCACGCCGGAGCACCTGCTCCGCCTGGGTAAATCACTCCTCTACAGTGTCCTGTCAGTTTCTAACTTTTTTTTCTGGAAGGAAGCAGGCTATTTTGATACCGCTGTAGACTTTAAACCCTTGCTTCACACTTGGTCCCTTGCTGTTGAGGAACAATTTTATTTGGCTTGGCCAGCTGTCCTCCTTGTCTTCTCCAAGCTAGGCAAAAAAATCTGGCTGCCCTTCTTTCTCCTACTTATCAGCCTAGCCTCTCTGTACGGAGCAGAACGTTGGCTGGATTCTGATCCAACCGGTGCCTTTTTTCTGACCCCGTTTCGCATTATTGAATTTGCCTTCGGAGCCGGTCTGGTCTGGGTGATTCATCACCAGCCAAAGAATAAACTTCTTCTGGAGCCACTCCAAATTACCGCTTTTCTGCTGATCCTGTACAGTTTTTTCGCCTTTAATAAACAAACAACCTTCCCAGGCCTCTCCGCCCTCATTCCCTGCCTGGGTGCATCACTTGCCATATACAGCGGACAGGCGCGTTTTCTCGGTTATCTGCTGAGAAATCCATTAGCCGTTGGTATCGGCTTGATCTCGTATTCGCTCTATCTTGTTCATTGGCCCCTGCTAATTTTTTATAAGTACTGGCATTATTCCGAGATAGAACGTGTGGATCGATTTGGCCTGCTGCTGGCGACTTTTCTCTGCGCATGGCTGTCCTGGAGATTCATTGAGCAACCCTTCCGTAAAGGATTCATCAGTTCTCGGAAAGTCCTTATCTTTTTTTATATTTCCTGTGCGACCCTGCTCATAGGTGCTGCTGTCGCACTTATCCAAAAGGAAGGCCTTCCTGAAAGAATCAGCTCCAACTACAGCAAACTACAGGATACAGATCAGTTTCATATTGACCAATATGGAGGGAAAGGATACCGATTTACAGGTCTCATTGGTGCAAAAAAGCCGAAAAAATATTACGATGTCCTCCTCGCTGGGGACAGCTTTATGCTGCAATACGCAACCGGCTTTGACCAATTTTTTCAGCAAGAAAAGATTGCTGCAAGGACGGTCACCGACTATTCCTGCTTCATGGGTCCTGGGATAACCTCTTTTATCCGAGGAAAACCTGATCACGAATGTACGGAGCGTACGCAGCAGATGTTTACCTTATTGGAAGACTATGATACGCCACTTGTCCTTTCCGAGGCATGGTCTTGGTATTTTCCAGATGGTATCTGCGATCTTAATGATAAGCCTTTCGTCTTTAAGAAGAAAAAAGATTTTCTGGATTTTATGATAAAAAACATCGAAAACATAAGAGAAAAAATAGGGAAAGAAAGGAGGCTCATTCTTATCGGGAATCCACCGGGGAGCGGCAATAGAAATGGAATTATCTCATGCCTTAATCGCCCCAGCTACCTTCCGAATAATTGCCTGGACTCTGTGGTATTTCCAAAATCGCAAGGTGCTGGTTTCGATATCAATAAAAGGCTGCAAGAATATGCAGCCAGCGAAGAAAACACCTGGTTCCTTGACCCCTTTGATGTGTTCTGTCAGGAAGATTCCTGCGCTGCCCTCGACTCCGCCAATAATGAAATTTGGTAA
- a CDS encoding glycosyltransferase family 4 protein has protein sequence MKIGIFLGSPRINGGTYVIYEHASRLKKKGYRVILITQQEVTPEEHAWHSSAHELEWLTLEQAKEESFDMVLATWWQSPFLLHELQSTHYAYFVQSIESRFFEEPDPTNYSTKDIGVWQGLCEKTYSYALPIITEATWIQEYIYRKYNNYPQLVRNGVRKDIYTAEGKAAAPREPGRFRVLVEGPIDVAYKNVPASIKLAKEAGADEIWLLTSSAVDQHEHVDRVFSQVPIHKTPEIYRSCDLLLKLSYVEGMFGPPLEMFHCGGTALVYDVTGHDEYIVHDQNSYVVARDEEEEVIRFLRYLKETPQELERLKQGAIQTASEWPDWDECADLFEKALVDIATRRPASRHYFKRQTEELFKARKPFIQTVAQKVFSDREKAVWNGKETDKNNFAELYWDGQGKFSSEKSQWRHYRSEEWTTISFELPVEKSPLWLRLDPSTRTGLVEISFLTVRNKTQGTDIILFREQDDFQKLFLIGDAKWLFPKKKNIIYSYGPDPIFVLPELGQDVIEVGDILEVRIKLKETGMQQFFNTHQLCFPDQLQAPTKQQPRPWWKRILG, from the coding sequence ATGAAAATAGGTATTTTTCTGGGTTCCCCAAGGATTAACGGAGGAACCTATGTTATTTATGAGCACGCCTCCCGTCTGAAAAAAAAAGGATATCGAGTTATTCTGATAACCCAGCAGGAGGTGACACCGGAAGAACATGCGTGGCATTCCTCTGCCCATGAACTGGAATGGCTGACCTTGGAACAGGCCAAGGAGGAATCCTTTGATATGGTCTTGGCAACCTGGTGGCAGAGCCCCTTCCTGCTCCACGAACTCCAATCCACCCATTACGCCTATTTTGTCCAATCCATAGAGAGTCGTTTTTTCGAAGAACCGGACCCGACAAACTACAGCACAAAAGATATAGGTGTATGGCAGGGACTCTGCGAAAAAACCTACTCCTACGCCCTGCCTATCATCACTGAGGCTACCTGGATTCAGGAGTATATCTACAGGAAATACAATAATTATCCGCAACTGGTACGTAACGGTGTCCGCAAGGATATCTATACTGCCGAAGGAAAAGCCGCTGCTCCCCGTGAGCCGGGCCGCTTCCGAGTCCTGGTGGAAGGGCCGATTGATGTTGCCTATAAAAACGTCCCCGCCTCCATCAAACTGGCAAAAGAAGCCGGGGCTGATGAAATCTGGCTCCTCACCTCGTCGGCTGTTGATCAGCACGAGCATGTTGACAGAGTTTTCTCTCAGGTTCCTATTCACAAAACCCCGGAGATCTACCGTTCCTGCGACCTTCTGCTCAAACTTAGTTATGTGGAAGGCATGTTCGGCCCTCCCTTGGAAATGTTCCACTGCGGCGGCACAGCCTTAGTCTATGACGTCACCGGTCATGACGAGTACATTGTTCATGATCAAAACAGCTATGTCGTTGCCCGAGATGAGGAGGAAGAAGTCATTCGTTTTCTTCGGTATCTCAAAGAAACCCCCCAGGAACTAGAACGCCTCAAACAAGGGGCGATACAAACCGCCTCTGAATGGCCGGATTGGGATGAATGCGCTGATCTTTTTGAAAAAGCATTGGTAGACATAGCAACCAGACGACCGGCAAGCAGGCATTACTTTAAACGGCAAACAGAAGAGCTGTTTAAAGCGAGAAAACCTTTCATCCAAACTGTTGCTCAAAAAGTTTTTTCGGACCGGGAAAAGGCTGTGTGGAACGGGAAAGAAACAGATAAAAATAACTTTGCTGAATTATACTGGGATGGTCAAGGAAAATTTAGCAGTGAAAAATCGCAGTGGCGACATTATAGAAGTGAGGAATGGACGACGATCTCGTTTGAACTACCTGTAGAAAAATCGCCGCTTTGGCTTCGTTTGGACCCCAGCACTCGGACAGGCTTAGTTGAAATTTCCTTTCTTACGGTACGCAACAAGACACAAGGCACAGATATTATTTTATTTCGAGAACAAGATGATTTTCAGAAACTGTTTTTAATCGGTGATGCAAAATGGCTTTTTCCAAAAAAAAAGAATATTATTTATTCCTACGGGCCGGATCCGATATTTGTGCTACCGGAACTGGGACAAGACGTCATTGAGGTCGGAGACATTCTGGAAGTCAGAATTAAATTAAAAGAAACAGGAATGCAGCAATTTTTCAATACACATCAGCTCTGTTTCCCCGATCAGTTGCAGGCTCCTACCAAACAACAGCCTCGGCCTTGGTGGAAACGTATCTTGGGATAG